From the Danio aesculapii chromosome 9, fDanAes4.1, whole genome shotgun sequence genome, one window contains:
- the chaf1b gene encoding chromatin assembly factor 1 subunit B gives MKVVTCEIAWHNKEPVYSLDLQQSGDGKTQRLATAGVDTTVRMWRVDKGPDGKAVVEFLSNLARHTKAVNVVRFSPTAEVLASGGDDAAILLWKLNDNKEPEQTPTFQEEEDAQLNKESWSVVKTLRGHIEDVYDISWTSDGNFMASGSVDNTAIMWDVNKGQKMCIFNDHKSYVQGVAWDPLGQYISTLSCDRVMRVYSAHNRKKAYSISKMTSSATADGEVKNYRMFHDDSMRSFFRRLTFTPDGSFLLAPAGCVEAGENVTNTTYVFSRKSFKRPIAHLPCPSKATLAVRCSPVYFELRTKRAEDGSLKPVANTFNLPYRLVFAVASEDSIFFYDTQQTLPFGYVSNIHYHTLSDLSWSRDGSFLAVSSTDGYCSFISFDEGELGTPLKEKPPLEMVTPSSTNEKKGKKASANGRTASPVPRQANTPAAQEKDKEGSAGPVSKKTTSVSGTEEKRTPQALKTKAQPRRITLNTLEGWGKPSAPKSPAAASSTGPSTPKSAPSTPGSIRAPLTPHTAPSTPLGPLNSKSVTTPKGPTPRRISLTPVVSKSPAAFVPPSSTEKAKHERPSPSSDPACKPPESKRSKTDVPDGSAQSSKNKEATEITVKPKEP, from the exons ATGAAGGTTGTAACCTGTGAGATTGCCTGGCATAATAAGGAGCCGGTGTACAGTCTGGACCTCCAGCAGAGTGGTGATGGAAAAACACAGCGTCTGGCCACTGCTGGAGTGGACACCACGGTccgg ATGTGGCGTGTGGATAAAGGGCCTGATGGTAAAGCGGTCGTTGAGTTTTTGTCTAACCTGGCACGACACACCAAAGCAGTGAATGTTGTGCGTTTCTCACCCACTGCTGAAGTGTTGGCTTCTGGTGGAGATG ATGCGGCTATCTTGCTTTGGAAACTGAATGACAATAAGGAGCCTGAACAAACTCCGACCTTTCAGGAAGAGGAAGATGCTCAACTCAATAAAGAGAGCTGGAGTGTGGTTAAGACTCTGAG GGGACACATTGAGGATGTATATGATATCTCATGGACAAGTGATGGGAATTTCATGGCTTCAGGCTCTGTGGACAACACTGCCATCATGTGGGACGTCAACAAGG GTCAGAAGATGTGCATCTTTAATGACCATAAGAGTTATGTGCAAGGAGTAGCGTGGGACCCACTTGGACAGTACATCAGCACATTAAGCTGTGACAG GGTTATGCGTGTGTACAGCGCTCACAACAGGAAAAAAGCTTACAGCATCAGTAAGATGACATCATCCGCTACTGCAGATGGAGAG GTAAAGAACTATAGAATGTTCCATGATGACAGCATGAGATCGTTTTTCAGACGTCTCACTTTCACACCAGATGGCTCATTCCTCCTGGCGCCAG CTGGATGTGTTGAGGCTGGAGAGAATGTCACAAACACTACATATGTGTTCTCTAGAAAAAGCTTTAAGAG GCCCATTGCTCATCTGCCCTGTCCATCTAAAGCAACCCTGGCTGTCCGCTGTAGTCCAGTCTACTTTGAACTGAGGACGAAGAGAGCTGAAG ATGGTTCTCTCAAGCCAGTGGCAAACACATTTAATTTGCCATATCGACTGGTGTTTGCAGTTGCATCAGAAGACTCTATCTTCTTTTACGACACACAACAGACACTTCCATTCGGATATGTGTCCAACATCCACTATCACACTCTAAGTGATCTCAGCTG GTCTCGTGATGGCTCCTTCTTGGCAGTTTCATCCACTGACGGTTACTGCTCCTTCATATCATTTGATGAGGGAGAGCTTGGCACCCCACTGAAGGAGAAACCACCACTGGAAATGGTGACTCCATCTTCCACCAATGAGAAGAAGGGCAAGAAAGCCTCAGCCAATGGCAGGACAGCCTCCCCAGTGCCTCGCCAGGCCAACACACCTGCTGCACAGGAAAAAGACAAAGAGGGATCTGCTGGCCCTGTGTCCAAAAAAACCACCAGTGTTTCTGGTACAGAAGAGAAACGCACACCACAGGCACTGAAAACCAAAGCTCAGCCCAGAAGGATCACACTCAACACTCTTGAAGGATGGGGCAAACCCAGCGCCCCCAAATCCCCAGCAGCTGCATCCAGTACAGGCCCCAGCACACCCAAATCTGCTCCCTCCACCCCTGGGTCCATCAGAGCACCCCTAACACCCCATACAGCCCCTAGCACTCCTCTCGGACCCCTCAACTCTAAAAGTGTCACAACACCAAAAGGACCCACTCCAAG ACGGATTTCACTGACTCCAGTTGTTTCAAAATCCCCTGCTGCTTTCGTCCCCCCATCATCCACAGAGAAAGCCAAACACG AGAGACCGTCTCCTTCCAGTGACCCTGCATGCAAACCTCCTGAATCCAAGAGATCCAAGACTGATGTCCCAGATGGTTCTGCCCAGAGCAGCAAGAATAAAGAAGCCACCGAAATCACTGTCAAACCCAAGGAACCATAG
- the morc3a gene encoding MORC family CW-type zinc finger protein 3a, with protein MAAQTERGILLSALNPKFLHTNSTSHTWPFSAIAELIDNAYDPDVSAKQFWIDKTAIRGEDCLIFMDNGLGMDNDKMFKMLSFGFSDKETINGHVPVGLYGNGFKSGSMRLGKDAIVFSKNKESMCVGLLSQTYLEAIQAENVIVPIVSFKRVGQSMQPEAQHAASLHDILQYSLFRTETELLSELKAINAHYANERTGTRIIVWNLRKTSSGKSEFDFDIDRYDIQIPAEVYENEKEKYKQPCRTFQSSPESDFSLRAYCSILYLKPKMQIILRGQKVKTQLISKSLAHIVKDKYKPNFLNERIPITFGYNTKSKEHYGVMMYHKNRLIKAYERVGCQNRANEKGVGVIAVIECNFLKPTHNKQDFDYTEEYRRTITTLGVKLEEYWKAIRHKKGFESTLPMEDIPKRPDQNWVQCDECLKWRKLPDGIDMNKLPDKWFCRMNPDPQFRRCEENEEAEDSADEASTCLKTYKEYERNLKKQQEQKKITAEETRLRQEQQKNAELIKQNESLKRMHSSLVRQLHHNPPSSPRSPTVSWQAMSPYSSQAASSPSDNMPVISNVCSLSTPKRVKRPLSLSQSQTAKKARPHEDYSINTPESPSTSAAALDVRTSPLGNANNNVNISDDSSEDDDIVIDEVHSTPRPKPSTFDLSKVKTEVNNSDNAIELFMECNDQASVDTETEDTRKGPSTSEGQTSTTTQTECLIIKKEEDQQTQKKETEIKKEENKNDPRAIKQSPGEVEGGTIKESMEVNTCSSSEVSRTNPDAIPKENSLSLEQQTKSDILNQGSRQSSSTSLFPNREIDILPTSEAQKQQDNLLEILEATAQERDNFKEKVLEKEIQLLKLSIKKDHSHQSIQTDPSEDYKTLYLQASQSIQKLTEERDELKMKEEALLKGKAEKEAQDKVCRERLTAESEGHSSTANAFADADDEMAYQVDFLLRELDTRNTECQELRCKLESLEQEKASYEQLEKEVEELRKQREQWSKASGDKNTSATHTCSASTAAVLVNGIKNDGESTERPAEGQNTGTPAKLRELRCNVARLLVTFVPALDLEQVNYDCEVIDEILNQVIQEISPSETRFT; from the exons ATGGCGGCGCAAACGGAGAGAGGCATTCTACTCAGTGCG CTTAATCCAAAGTTTCTTCACACCAACTCCACCAGCCACACCTGGCCCTTCAGTGCCATTGCAGAGCTGATAG ACAATGCTTATGACCCAGACGTGAGTGCTAAACAGTTTTGGATTGATAAGACTGCAATCAGAGGTGAAGACTGTCTAATTTTCATGGATAATGGATTAGGAATGGATAATGATAAGATGTTCAAAATGCTCAG TTTTGGCTTCAGTGACAAGGAGACTATAAATGGCCATGTCCCAGTGGGCCTCTACGGCAATGGATTTAAGTCTGGTTCCATGAGGTTGGGAAAGGACGCCATTGTGTTTTCCAAAAATAAAGAGTCCATGTGTGTGGGCCTACTGTCCCAGACGTACCTTGAGGCGATACAGGCAGAGAATGTCATTGTACCCATTGTCTCATTCAAACGCGTCGGACAGTCAA TGCAACCTGAGGCACAACACGCAGCAAGTCTCCATGATATCCTGCAGTACTCTCTGTTCCGGACAGAGACAGAGCTGCTCTCTGAGCTCAAAGCCATCAATGCACATTATGCCAATGAGCGCACTGGAACAAGAATCATCGTCTGGAATCTCCGCAA AACATCATCAGGAAAATCGGAATTTGACTTTGACATAGACCGCTATGACATTCAGATTCCAGCTGAAGTATatgagaatgaaaaagaaaaatacaagcaACCCTGTCGCACATTTCAGTCAAGTCCAGAGAGTGACTTCTCCCTGCGG GCGTACTGTAGCATCCTGTACTTGAAGCCCAAAATGCAGATTATCCTTCGTGGACAGAAAGTGAAGACCCAGCTGATCTCCAAAAGCCTGGCGCACATTGTCAAGGATAAATACAAACCCAATTTTCTAAAT GAACGCATCCCCATCACATTTGGCTATAACACCAAGAGCAAAGAACATTACGGAGTCATGATGTACCATAAAAACAGGCTCATCAAAGCCTATGAACGTGTTGGATGCCAAAACAGG GCAAATGAGAAAGGGGTGGGGGTCATTGCAGTGATTGAGTGCAACTTCCTCAAGCCAACACACAACAAGCAGGACTTTGACTACACTGAAGAGTACAG GAGAACTATAACCACATTGGGTGTGAAACTGGAAGAGTATTGGAAAGCAATCCGCCATAAGAAGGGATTTGAGAGCACCTTGCCAATGGAGGATATACC GAAGCGTCCTGATCAGAACTGGGTTCAGTGTGATGAATGTCTGAAGTGGAGGAAACTTCCAGATGGCATAGACATGAATAAACTTCCTGACAAATGGTTCTGTCGAATGAATCCAGACCCCCAGTTCAG GCGATGTGAAGAAAACGAAGAAGCTGAAGATTCTGCAGATGAAGCCTCAACCTGCCTGAAAACATACAAAGAGTA TGAGAGAAACCTCAAAAAACAGCAGGAACAGAAAAAAATTACG GCAGAAGAAACGAGGTTAAGACAGGAACAGCAGAAAAACGCAGAGCTTATCAAACAGAATGAGAGTCTGAAAAGGATGCATTCAAGCCTTGTACGTCAGCTCCACCACAAT CCCCCATCATCACCTAGATCACCTACAGTCTCTTGGCAAGCGATGAGCCCTTACAGTTCACAAGCTG CGTCTAGCCCCTCAGACAACATGCCAGTGATTTCAAATGTCTGTTCACTCTCCACTCCCAAAAG GGTGAAAAGACCTTTAAGTCTGTCCCAGagccaaacagcaaaaaaagCAAGACCACACGAAGACTACTCGATCAACACACCAGAAAGTCCATCAACATCCGCAGCTGCGTTAGACGTCAGAACTTCACCTTTAGGAAATGCAAACAACAATGTCAATATCAGCGATGACAGCAGTGAAGATGATGACATTGTGATTGACGAGGTCCACAGCACACCAAGACCCAAACCATCCACCTTTGACCTCTCGAAGGTGAAGACAGAAGTAAACAACAGTGACAATGCAATAGAATTATTCATGGAGTGCAACGATCAAGCTTCAGTGGACACTGAAACTGAAGACACCAGAAAGGGACCATCGACTTCAGAAGGCCAAACCAGCACAACGACCCAAACTGAGTGCTTGATTATAAAGAAAGAGGAAGACCAGCAGAcgcaaaagaaagaaactgagaTCAAGAAGGAGGAGAACAAGAATGATCcaagagcaataaaacaaagcCCTGGTGAAGTGGAAGGTGGAACAATCAAAGAGTCTATGGAAGTGAACACATGTAGTAGTTCAGAAGTTTCCAGAACAAATCCAGATGCTATACCAAAGGAAAACTCACTCAGTTTGGAACAACAGACAAAGTCAGATATTCTAAACCAGGGAAGTAGGCAATCTTCCAGCACCTCGCTTTTCCCTAACAGAGAAATAGATATTTTGCCAACCAGTGAAGCACAGAAGCAACAGGATAACCTGCTAGAAATCCTGGAGGCCACAGCTCAGGAAAGAGATAACTTCAAAGAGAAAGTTCTGGAGAAAGAAATTCAACTCTTGAAACTGAGCATAAAGAAGGACCACAGCCATCAGAGCATCCAGACAGATCCGTCAGAGGACTATAAGACTCTTTATTTACAGGCCAGTCAGAGCATCCAAAAGCTTACAGAAGAGAGAGATGAGCtgaaaatgaaggaggaggccttgctgaaaggcaaagctgagAAAGAGGCACAGGACAAGGTGTGTCGTGAGCGATTGACTGCTGAGAGTGAGGGACACTCGTCaacagcaaatgcatttgcagatGCAGATGATGAAATGGCTTATCAGGTGGACTTTCTTCTGAGGGAGCTGGACACACGCAACACAGAATGCCAAGAGCTAAGGTGTAAG TTGGAAAGCCTGGAGCAGGAGAAAGCGAGCTACGAGCAGCTGGAGAAGGAAGTCGAAGAGCTCAGGAAACAGAGAGAGCAATGGAGCAAAGCAAGTGGAGATAAAAACACCAGtgcaacacacacatgcagcgcAAGCACAGCTGCAGTCCTTGTGAATGGGATCAAAAATGATGGAGAGAGCACTGAAAGACCTGCTGAAGGACAGAACACAGGGACACCAGCCAA GCTGAGGGAGCTGAGATGCAACGTTGCCCGTTTGTTGGTGACTTTTGTTCCTGCACTGGATCTCGAACAAGTGAACTATGACTGTGAGGTCATAGATGAAATTTTAAATCAAGTCATACAGGAGATTTCCCCTTCTGAGACCCGTTTTACTTAA